In Propionicimonas paludicola, a single window of DNA contains:
- a CDS encoding phosphoribosyl-ATP diphosphatase yields MSKTFDELFAELRDRAATGQESSGTVRALQAGVHSIGKKVVEEAAEVWMAAEFQSKAEAAEEISQLLYHLQVMMLALDLDLEDVYEYL; encoded by the coding sequence GTGAGTAAAACCTTCGACGAGTTGTTCGCCGAGCTGCGCGATCGTGCGGCCACCGGCCAGGAGAGTTCGGGCACTGTGCGCGCTCTGCAGGCCGGCGTCCATTCGATCGGGAAGAAGGTCGTCGAAGAGGCCGCCGAAGTCTGGATGGCCGCCGAGTTCCAGTCCAAGGCGGAGGCCGCCGAGGAGATCAGCCAGCTGCTCTACCACCTCCAGGTGATGATGCTGGCCCTCGACTTGGACCTCGAAGACGTCTACGAGTACCTGTGA
- the hisG gene encoding ATP phosphoribosyltransferase, producing MNSLLKVAVPNKGSLAEAAASMLREAGYRQRNDLKDLVLVDETNGVEFYYLRPKDIAVYVGEGTLDLGITGRDMLLDSGAQAEEVKALGFGGTRFRFAAPGGASMTVADLNGKRIATSYSGLVSTYLAGRGVSARLIHLDGAVESSVRLGVADVVADVVETGTTLKRAGLELFGDPILVSEAILIQRAGVAAPDGLDLLIRRLSGVITARDYLMVDYNVPREKLEAATAITPGLDSPTVSPLAREGWVAVRAMIPAKQAQQVMDDLWATGADAILVTKIHACRI from the coding sequence ATGAACTCCTTGCTGAAGGTTGCGGTTCCCAACAAGGGCTCGCTGGCCGAGGCGGCCGCCTCGATGCTGCGTGAGGCCGGCTACCGGCAGCGCAACGACCTCAAGGATTTGGTGCTGGTTGATGAGACCAACGGCGTCGAGTTCTACTACCTGCGCCCCAAGGACATCGCCGTGTACGTGGGCGAGGGAACCCTCGATCTGGGAATCACCGGACGCGACATGCTGCTCGACTCCGGCGCTCAGGCCGAGGAGGTCAAGGCGCTCGGCTTCGGTGGCACCCGGTTCCGGTTCGCTGCTCCCGGTGGCGCCTCGATGACCGTCGCTGATCTGAACGGCAAGCGGATCGCCACCTCCTACTCGGGCTTGGTGTCCACCTACCTGGCCGGTCGGGGCGTGTCGGCGCGGCTGATTCATCTCGATGGCGCGGTCGAGAGCTCGGTACGACTCGGCGTGGCCGATGTGGTGGCCGACGTCGTTGAGACCGGCACCACCTTGAAGCGGGCCGGCTTGGAGCTGTTCGGTGATCCGATCCTGGTCTCCGAGGCGATCTTGATCCAGCGTGCCGGTGTGGCCGCGCCGGACGGCCTGGATCTGCTGATCCGGCGGCTCAGTGGCGTCATCACCGCTCGTGACTACCTGATGGTCGACTACAACGTCCCCCGCGAGAAGCTGGAAGCGGCCACCGCCATCACTCCCGGGCTGGACTCGCCGACGGTGTCTCCGCTGGCCCGCGAGGGTTGGGTTGCCGTCCGGGCCATGATCCCGGCCAAGCAGGCACAGCAGGTGATGGA